In Frankiaceae bacterium, the DNA window CGGGCTCCTCGACCCCGGCGTACCCACCGTCGTCCTCAACACGGGCGACGGCCTCAAGACCCTCGACGCCGTCGCGCCGCACGTGGGCCCGACCGTCACCATCCCGCCCTCGCTCGCGGCGTTCCGAGAGGCAGGCCTGTCATGAGCGCGTACGTGCGTGTGCCCACCCCGCTGCGCAACCTCACCGGCGGCGCCTCCGAGGTGCCCGTCGCGCCGGGCCCGCTCTCCGTCGTCCTCACCGAGCTCGACGCCGCTCACCCCGGCCTCGGCGCGCGGGTCCTGGACGAGGGCGGCGCGCTGCGGCGCTTCGTCAACGTCTACGTCGGCGACGACGACGTGCG includes these proteins:
- a CDS encoding MoaD/ThiS family protein encodes the protein MSAYVRVPTPLRNLTGGASEVPVAPGPLSVVLTELDAAHPGLGARVLDEGGALRRFVNVYVGDDDVRFLSGLDTEVAEGVTVSIVPAVAGG